The sequence below is a genomic window from Micromonospora aurantiaca ATCC 27029.
GGCGGAGAGTTCGACACCGGGCGGTTGGCCGTCCTGCTCCAGCGGATCGCCCCCTGGGCGACCCACCTGCGGGTCGACGGCGACCTCATCGATGCCGTCGCGCTGACCCGTCAGCTACGTCACACCCACCGGCACCGGCCGGAAACTCCGGGGGTGCTCGCCCGCGGCCTGCAGGGCTACACCCTCGGCGCGCACGAGCCGGAGCCCGACTGCGGTGTCGTCTCCGCCGCCTTCCGCGCCCGGCGCCCGTTCCACCCGCAGCGCCTGCACGACGTGCTGGAAGAGGTCAACGCCGAGGTGATCCGTTCGAGAGGTCACCTCTGGCTGGCCAGCCAACCCGACACCGTCATCGCCTGGGAGTTCGCCGGTGGCGGCCTGTCCATGGGATCCCTCGGGCACTGGCTGGTCAGCCTGCCCGAGGACCGCTGGGAGCACGTCGAGGACCAGCGCCGACTCGCCGCCGCCCTGGACTGGGACCCCTACTACGGCGACCGCCACCAGCATTTGGTCTTCATCGGCCTCGACGTCGACCCTGTCGAGCTGCACCGCACCCTCGCCGGCTGCCTGCTCACCGACGCCGAACTCGCCGACGGCGAGGACACCTGGCGCACCTACACCGACCCGTTCGCCGGCTGCTTCCCCCTCGTCGTGGAAGAACCGGCCGACACCGACACCAACACCGAAGGAGTACGACCCGTATGAAGCCCGGCATCCACCCCGAGTACCGGCCCGTCGTCTACCGCGACAAGGGCGCCGACTTCGCCTTCCTCACCCGCTCGACGGCCACCAGCGACCAGAGCATCGAGTGGACCGACGGCAACACCTACCCCGTCATCGACGTCCAGATCTCCTCGGCCAGCCACCCCTTCTGGACCGGCAAGCAGCGCCTGCTCGACACCGCCGGCCGGGTCGAGAAGTTCCGCGCCAAGTACGCCCGCCGCGGACCACAGGGCGGATGAGCACCGACCCGCCGGTCGACTGGACCGGACTGGCGCCGCAGCTGGTCGACGCCGCCCAGCAGGACCGGGCCTGGTACCTGACGATCGCCCGCGAGCTGGTCGCCCCCGGCGACCGGCTCGCGGTCGACATCGGCTGCGGCGCCGCCGGAATGGCCCTGGCCATCGCCCGGATGATGACCTGCGGCCGGGTCGTCGCGGTCGACGCGCATCCGGCAGTGCTCGACGCCGCACGTAGTCACATCCGCGCCGAGTGGGCGGATCCACGCGTCCGCGTCGAGCCGCTGCGCGCCGACATCCCCGCCCAGACGGACGCCCTACGCGAGACGCTCGGCGCTCCCGCCGACCTGGTCTGGGCATCGGCCTCGGTCCACCACGTCGGCGACCAACAGGCCGCGATCACCGCCCTCGCCGGACTGCTCGCCCCCGGCGGACGCCTCGCGCTCGCCGAGGGCGGACTACCGGAGCGCCACCTGCCCTGGGACGTCGGCCTGGGCGAACCCGGCCTGGAAGGCCGGCTGCACGCAGCCCAGGACCGCTGGTTCGCCCGGATGCGGGCAGGACTTCCCGGCAGCCGGCGGATGCCGTACGGGTGGACCGAAGCCCTCCAGCGGGCTGGTCTGTCGCCGGTCACGACCCGCACCACCCTCGACGAGCAGCCACCACCGCTGCCCGACAGCACCCGACGGACCGTCCTGGAAGCCCTCGCCGAACGGGTCGGCAGGCTGCGGCCCACCGGACTGCTCACCGCCGCCGACCTCGGCGCCTGGGACCGCCTCCTCGACCCGGCCGACGAGGAGTGGCTGGGCCACCGCGGCGACCTGTTCCGGCTGTCGGCCCGCAGCGTGCACCTCGGCGTCCGCCCCTGAGCCGCCATGACCACCTTCCTCGTGGCGGACGCGCAGCTGCGGGTCGTGGGTCTGGCGCCCACCGCGCAGCGCCGCGCCGTCCTGGCGCTGCTGGCCGGACGTTCCCGCCCGCTCACCGCCCAGCAGGTGCACGCCGAACTCACCAGTACCGTGCGGCACATCGGCCTGACCACCGTCTACCGCGCGCTGCACAGCCTCGCCGATGCTGGACTGCTGCACACCTTCGACCTCGACGGCCAACGCGCCTACCGCCACTGCGGAACGGCACCGCACCAGCACCTGATTTGCACCGGGTGCGAGACGGTGACCGAGTGCCCACCCGAGGTCGTGACGAGCTGGCTCACCGAACTGCACCAGCACACCGGTTTCACCCCGCACCCGGACCGACTCGACCTCAGAGGAATCTGCGCGACCTGCGCCAAACGTGACCATGGGTGCCGTGGCGCAGCCCGAGCAACGTCCCGACCGCGACACGCCGCCGAGCCACGATGGCCACAGGCCAGTCTCGGCACGTAGCACAGCCTTGGCCGCTACAGTGTCGTCAGTGGAAATGGTTTCCACTTACATCATCGTGGAGCAGGCTGAATGAAGATCGCGTTCGTCGGCAAGGGCGGCAGCGGCAAGACCACGCTGGCGGCCTCTTCGCTCGCCACCTCGCCGCCGGGAACCGGCCGGTGCTGGCCATCGACGCCGACATCAACCAGCATCTCGCGGTGGCGCTCGGCGCCGGCGAGGAGGTCGCGGCGCAGCTGCCAGCACTCGGTGACGCCCTGCCGCAGATCAAGGAGTACCTGCGCGGCGACAACCCGCGCATCGCCTCGGCGGCGGAGATGGTCAAGACCACGCCACCCGGTGCCGGTTCCCGGCTGCTGCGCGTCGTAGAGAGCAACCCGGTGTACGACCGGTGCGTCCGCGAGGTGGGCGGGGTGCGGCTGGCGGTCACCGGCGCGTTCCGGGAGGAGGACCTGGGGGTGGCCTGCTACCACTCCAAGCTCGGCGCGGTGGAACTGCTGCTCAACCACATGGCCGACGGCCCGGCCGAGTACGTGGTGGTGGACATGACCGCCGGCGCCGACTCCTTCGCCTCCGGCCTGTTCACCCGCTTCGACCGCACCGTCCTGGTCTGCGAGCCCACCGTGCGCAGCGTCGGCGTCTACCGCCAGTACGCCGGCTACGCCCGCGACTACGGCGTCGCCCTGTCGGTGGTCGGCAACAAGGTCGAGGACGCCGCCGACGTGGACTTCCTCCGCGAGCACGTCGGTGCGGACCTGCTCACCTGGGTCAGCCGGTCGGCGTACGTGCGCCGCGCCGAACGCGGGATCATCGGCGCCCTGGACGACCTGGAGCCCGCCAACCGTGCGGTACTGGCGCAACTGGCCGACGCCGTCGACGCCACCGACCAGGACTGGGAGGCGTTCACCCGCCACGCCCACGAGTTCCACCGCCGCAACGCCCACGCCTGGGCCAACGAGCGGGCCGGCACGGATCTCACCGCTCAGATCGACCCCGACTTCGTGATGGGGCCTGCGGCACGGCTTCCGGTACGGGCTCTCGGCTGAGCCGGCAGCGCGGTCGCGGATCGGGTCGGGGCAGTACCTACCGGCTTTCCCCGGCCGGCGTCGATCAGCGGGCGCACTCCGCGCAGACGCCGAAGATTTCCAAGGTGTGGCCGACGTCGGTGAAGCCGTGCTGGGCGGCCACCTGGTCGGCCCACCGCTCCACGGCGGGTCCGGCGACCTCCACCGTGCGTCCGCAGTCGCGGCAGACCAGATGGTGGTGATGTTTGCTCTGGCTGCACCGGCGGTACAGCTGCTCGCCGCCGGGCAGCCGGGTGGAGTCGATCTCGCCGGCGTCGACCAGTAGCTGCAACGTCCGGTACACGGTGGTGAGGCCGACCCGCGCCTTCCGGGACAGCAGCATCTGATGCAGGTGCTGCGCCGAATGAAACCCCTCCACCTCGCGCAGCAGCGCCAGCACCTCGCCACGCTGGCGGGTGTTACGTGTCGCATTCGGTATCACCTGGGTCACCGTGGTCGCATCCTTTTGTGTTGCCCGTCGCCTGACGTCTCACCATTCGTGTGCCGTACGGCTGTGCGTCGTGCGAGCACTTCCGCGCCCCCAGGCCTGCTCGGGAGCAGGCGGCACGCCGGACCGGGCCAAAGCCATCCACGGCCTGCGACTGGTGAGATCCCTCGGCAATTATGCCCGGTGTGCGGTACCGGACGGCAGCGCCGCTACTGCCACCCGGATCAGAGTGGTCGCGGTCGAGCTGGCGGACGGGACAACCGGGCTGCTCAGCGCCGCCGGCCATCGGCCGGGCCGGTGCAAGTAGCGTCCTCAGCGATACGCGCCACCATGGCCGCAGCGAGGTCGGCCCCGGTGACGCGGCCGTTCGGCCCGGTGGCGATCGGTGGCGCGTTCAAGGAGATCCAGAGTTCGCCGTCGCACCCGCCGGCGCTGGTCCCCCCCGTTACCTTTTTGATCGTCCCCAGCCGGGGAATCCTCGGTCGCCCGGCCCGGTATGACTTCCTGCCCCTGTCGTTCGGATGATCCGGGGGGTGTTGTCGCCGGGTCGGGTGGCGTCGGCGGACCGCTGATAGGGACACGGCCACCCGTATTGGGGTAGGTCTCTTCGTAACGTGGCTGCCGGCAGTCCGACGCCCTGACTGCGGCCGAGGGCCACGATGCGATGCGTGGAGGCGGGTCTGGTGCACGACGGATATGGCGTCTTCCTGGGCTTGGACGTCGGTAAGGGTGATCACCACGCGGTCGGGCTGGCTCCGGACGGCAAGCGGCTGCACGACGCGGCGTTGCCGAACACCGAGGCTCGGCTGCGGCAGCTGTTCGACAAACTCGCCCGCCATGGCCGTGTCCTGGTGGTGGTCGACCAGCCGGCCTCGATCGGCGCCCTGCCGGTCGCGGTGGCTCGGGCGGCCGGGCATCAGGTGGCCTACCTGCCTGGCCTGGCGATGCGGCGGATCGCCGATCTGCACCCCGGCAGCGCGAAGACCGACGCCCGCGACGCCTACGTCATCGCTGATGCGGCCCGCACCCTGCCGCACACGCTGCGCCGGGTCGACACCGGCGACGAAACTCTGGCCGAACTGGAGATCCTGGTCGGCTTCGACGACGACCTCGCCGGCGAAGCCACCCGCGTGTCCAACCGCATCCGAGGACTGCTCACCCAGATCCACCCCGCCCTGGAACGAGTCCTCGGCCCCAAGGTCCACCACAAGGCGGTCCTGGAACTGCTGTCCCGCTGCGGCGGCCCGGTCGGCCTGCGCAAGGCCGGCCGCCGCAAACTGCTCTCGATCGCCGCCGTCCACGCACCTCGCATGGGTGACCGGCTCGTCGAGCAGATCATGGCCGCTCTCGACGAGCAGACCGTCACCGTCCCCGGCACCCAGGCCGCGGAGACGATCCTGCCCCGCCTGGCCGACAGCCTCCGCGACATCCTGCGGCAACGCGACCAGGCCGCCGCCCAGGTCGAAAGGATGCTTGATGCGCACCCTCTTGCCCCGGTCCTGACCTCGATGCCCGGCATCGGCGTCAGGACCGCAGCCCGGATCCTGCTCGAAGTCGGCGACGGCACCGCCTTCGCCACCCCAGGCCACCTCGCCGCCTACGCCGGCCTCGCCCCCGTCACCCGACGATCCGGCAGCAGCATCCGTGGCGAACACCCACCCCGCGGCGGCAACAAGAACCTCAAACGCGCGTTCTTCCTCGCCGCGTTCGCAGCCCTGGCCGACCCCGTGAGCAGGGCCTACTACGACCGCAAACGCGCCGAAGGCAAACGCCACAACGCCGCCCTCATCTGCCTCGCCCGCCGTCGCTGCGACGTCCTATACGCCATGCTCCGCGACAAGATCCCCTACCAACCCCGCCCCACGACGCCGATCGCCGCTTGACGAACCCATAGGGACACCCCCCCGGGAACCCGCTGGTGGAGTCAGGGGTGCGGTCTGTCCGGGTGCCGAATGAGTTCGACAACCTCATCCATGTGCTGCGGATCCTCGATCGGGCCGAACAGTATTCCGCGTCGCCCCGCCGGTTCCGTTCCGCTGAGGAGCAGGACAGCGGGTGCGCGATGACAGGCGCCGAGGCACTCCGCCCGGATGAGGACGCCGCCCTGGCTGGAGCGCACCGCCTGCCGGAGGACGTCGGCGAGGTCCTCCGACTCGCCGTCAGCTTCTCCAGGGCGGCCACGGTGACGCAGGGCGCGGCACCGGTGGCCGTCGCAGTAGACGACGGTGACATCGGCATCGCGGAACGTGGGGATGCTCATTGGTCGTCGGGAGGCTCGAGGAACGCCATCAGGGCGTGGCCCGCCCGCCGGCGGACCACCGTGGCGTCGGTGAACCCGGCTGCCAAGGCCGTCTCGCGGTGCCAGTCGGGCGGCGCGACGAACTCCGCGCAGCCCAGATCACTCAGCGCGGCCGTTCGCTCGTGCAGCAGCGATGCCATCGCCGGATCCCGGGCCAGCATCGTCCACCAGGCGGTCCACGGGTCGCTGCCGCTGCGGTGCGCCCGCGCCGCGGTGGGGGCGTCAGGCATGGCGTCGCTGACGAGGAGCAGCGCGTTCGGGCTCAGCAGCCGGCGGGCCTCGGCGTACCAGTCGCGCACCCGGTCCTCGGGCAGGTAGTGCAGGGCCATCAGGGCCAGCACCAGGTCGTACGGGCCGCCGGCCGACGCAAGCCACCCTGCCGAGGAGATGTCGGCCCGCACGGCGCGTACCTGCGGCAGTGCGACGTCGGCCAGGGCCAGCAGGGCCGGGTCGACGTCGAGCACAGTGACATGCGCATCGGGCCACCGCCGCAGCACCGCCTCGGCCGTGGTACCCGGGCCGCCCCCGACGTCGAGCATCCGTTCGGGTTGACGACCGCGGATCTGCTCGGCGGCGGCAAGGCCGGCAGCGAGGAGATCGTCGCGGTCGGGGTGGTAGTGGCGCATCATGGTGTCCCAGTCGCGCCGCCACCGCGCGACGTCTTCCGGGTTGAGGGTGCTCGGCCTCGTCACGCCGGGACCGCTTCGGCATGGTCGTGGACGTCCCCAAGATCCCACTCCGGAAACGGGTCGGGCAGCGCCCGCCAGGCAGTCTCCCCGGCGGCGACCTCCGCGTCGGTGAGCAGGCACCCGTGCAGGGCGTCCCGCAGGCCGGCGCTATCCAGGCCGACGCCGATGAGCACAAGTTCCTGCTGCCGGTCCCCGAAGGTCGGATGCCAACGGGACTCCAGTTCGGCTCGCTCGTCCGGGTCCTGCGGCCACTGCCCGGATACCGCGACGGGCACGCCGACCGGGTCGCACCGCCCGGACGGGCCGGCCTGCGACCACAGTGCCTGCACGTCCGGACGGCTGGCCAGCCACAGGAACCCCTTCGAGCGCACCACGCCATAGCCGTCCAGGCCGCCGGTGAGCAGGTCCCACAGCCGCTGCGGGTGAAACGGCCGGTGGTCGCGGAAGACGATGCTGGAGATGCCGTACTCCTCGGTCTCCGGCACATGCCCGCCGTTGAGCTCCGCCACCCAGCCGGGCGCGGTCTCCGCCCGCTCCAGGTCGAAGCGTGCGGTGTGCAGGATCTCGGCCGGCGCAACCCGGCCGTGGACGGCACGGCCCTGCCGGGCGGCCGGGTTCAGGCGGGTCAGCAGCGCCTCGACCACGGCCAGGTTCTGCGAGCTGATCAGGTCGGTTTTGTTGACCACCAGCACGTCGGCGAACTCGATCTGGTCCACCAGCAGATCCGCGATACCGCGGTCGTCACCCTCGTAGGCCGCCAGGCCGCGCGCCTCAAGGCTCTCCCCCGCCTCGATCATGGCGAGCAGACCGGCCGCGTCGACGACGGTGACGGTGGTGTCCAGCCGGGCCAGGTCATCGAGGACCTGCCCGTCCTCCACGCCGAAGGCGAACGTCGCCGCGACCGGCATCGGCTCGGAGATGCCGCTGGACTCGATCAGCAGGTAGTCGAAGCGGCCCTGCCGGACCAGCCGGGCCACCTCGTCGAGCAGATCATCGCGCAGGGTGCAGCAGATGCAGCCGTTGGTCAGCTCGACCAGCCGCTCCTCGGTCCGCGACAACGCGCCGCCGTCGCGCACCAGCGCGGCGTCGATGTTGACCTCGCTCATGTCGTTGACGATCACCGCCACCCGCAGCCCGTCCCGGTTGGCCAGCACATGGTTGAGCACGCTGGTCTTACCGGCACCGAGGAACCCAGACAGCACGGTCACCGGCAGCCGGACGGTCACGGCTGGTCCACCACCTGACGACCCTTGTACAGGCCGCAGTGGGTGCAGGCCCGGTGCGGCACCACCATCTCCTTGCGCGGGCAGGGGCACGGGGTCAGCGGCGGAACGCTCGCCTTCCACTGCGCCCGCCGGTGCCGGGTGTTCGACCGCG
It includes:
- a CDS encoding CobW family GTP-binding protein — protein: MSSSPQAPTRAVTADADTRPSLTVLSGFWPAATFAVARTLLAADASLLLVRHDLAGIRDGVVRRVIRSGTGVIEDEQVALRHGCASCTLREDVLPTLARLTRSHPGRDLVLMLPEVVEPEAVAAACAHCLVDGAPITDLIRVDSYVTVLDAEHLLDGLATTDDLSTLGIQAADDDHRALADVVVRQIEYADTLVLWGQSRGGEFDTGRLAVLLQRIAPWATHLRVDGDLIDAVALTRQLRHTHRHRPETPGVLARGLQGYTLGAHEPEPDCGVVSAAFRARRPFHPQRLHDVLEEVNAEVIRSRGHLWLASQPDTVIAWEFAGGGLSMGSLGHWLVSLPEDRWEHVEDQRRLAAALDWDPYYGDRHQHLVFIGLDVDPVELHRTLAGCLLTDAELADGEDTWRTYTDPFAGCFPLVVEEPADTDTNTEGVRPV
- a CDS encoding type B 50S ribosomal protein L31, whose product is MKPGIHPEYRPVVYRDKGADFAFLTRSTATSDQSIEWTDGNTYPVIDVQISSASHPFWTGKQRLLDTAGRVEKFRAKYARRGPQGG
- a CDS encoding class I SAM-dependent methyltransferase yields the protein MSTDPPVDWTGLAPQLVDAAQQDRAWYLTIARELVAPGDRLAVDIGCGAAGMALAIARMMTCGRVVAVDAHPAVLDAARSHIRAEWADPRVRVEPLRADIPAQTDALRETLGAPADLVWASASVHHVGDQQAAITALAGLLAPGGRLALAEGGLPERHLPWDVGLGEPGLEGRLHAAQDRWFARMRAGLPGSRRMPYGWTEALQRAGLSPVTTRTTLDEQPPPLPDSTRRTVLEALAERVGRLRPTGLLTAADLGAWDRLLDPADEEWLGHRGDLFRLSARSVHLGVRP
- a CDS encoding Fur family transcriptional regulator: MTTFLVADAQLRVVGLAPTAQRRAVLALLAGRSRPLTAQQVHAELTSTVRHIGLTTVYRALHSLADAGLLHTFDLDGQRAYRHCGTAPHQHLICTGCETVTECPPEVVTSWLTELHQHTGFTPHPDRLDLRGICATCAKRDHGCRGAARATSRPRHAAEPRWPQASLGT
- a CDS encoding ATP-binding protein, whose amino-acid sequence is MLAIDADINQHLAVALGAGEEVAAQLPALGDALPQIKEYLRGDNPRIASAAEMVKTTPPGAGSRLLRVVESNPVYDRCVREVGGVRLAVTGAFREEDLGVACYHSKLGAVELLLNHMADGPAEYVVVDMTAGADSFASGLFTRFDRTVLVCEPTVRSVGVYRQYAGYARDYGVALSVVGNKVEDAADVDFLREHVGADLLTWVSRSAYVRRAERGIIGALDDLEPANRAVLAQLADAVDATDQDWEAFTRHAHEFHRRNAHAWANERAGTDLTAQIDPDFVMGPAARLPVRALG
- a CDS encoding Fur family transcriptional regulator, with the protein product MTQVIPNATRNTRQRGEVLALLREVEGFHSAQHLHQMLLSRKARVGLTTVYRTLQLLVDAGEIDSTRLPGGEQLYRRCSQSKHHHHLVCRDCGRTVEVAGPAVERWADQVAAQHGFTDVGHTLEIFGVCAECAR
- a CDS encoding IS110 family transposase; protein product: MRCVEAGLVHDGYGVFLGLDVGKGDHHAVGLAPDGKRLHDAALPNTEARLRQLFDKLARHGRVLVVVDQPASIGALPVAVARAAGHQVAYLPGLAMRRIADLHPGSAKTDARDAYVIADAARTLPHTLRRVDTGDETLAELEILVGFDDDLAGEATRVSNRIRGLLTQIHPALERVLGPKVHHKAVLELLSRCGGPVGLRKAGRRKLLSIAAVHAPRMGDRLVEQIMAALDEQTVTVPGTQAAETILPRLADSLRDILRQRDQAAAQVERMLDAHPLAPVLTSMPGIGVRTAARILLEVGDGTAFATPGHLAAYAGLAPVTRRSGSSIRGEHPPRGGNKNLKRAFFLAAFAALADPVSRAYYDRKRAEGKRHNAALICLARRRCDVLYAMLRDKIPYQPRPTTPIAA
- a CDS encoding (2Fe-2S) ferredoxin domain-containing protein, producing the protein MSIPTFRDADVTVVYCDGHRCRALRHRGRPGEADGESEDLADVLRQAVRSSQGGVLIRAECLGACHRAPAVLLLSGTEPAGRRGILFGPIEDPQHMDEVVELIRHPDRPHP
- a CDS encoding class I SAM-dependent methyltransferase; amino-acid sequence: MTRPSTLNPEDVARWRRDWDTMMRHYHPDRDDLLAAGLAAAEQIRGRQPERMLDVGGGPGTTAEAVLRRWPDAHVTVLDVDPALLALADVALPQVRAVRADISSAGWLASAGGPYDLVLALMALHYLPEDRVRDWYAEARRLLSPNALLLVSDAMPDAPTAARAHRSGSDPWTAWWTMLARDPAMASLLHERTAALSDLGCAEFVAPPDWHRETALAAGFTDATVVRRRAGHALMAFLEPPDDQ
- a CDS encoding GTP-binding protein, giving the protein MTVRLPVTVLSGFLGAGKTSVLNHVLANRDGLRVAVIVNDMSEVNIDAALVRDGGALSRTEERLVELTNGCICCTLRDDLLDEVARLVRQGRFDYLLIESSGISEPMPVAATFAFGVEDGQVLDDLARLDTTVTVVDAAGLLAMIEAGESLEARGLAAYEGDDRGIADLLVDQIEFADVLVVNKTDLISSQNLAVVEALLTRLNPAARQGRAVHGRVAPAEILHTARFDLERAETAPGWVAELNGGHVPETEEYGISSIVFRDHRPFHPQRLWDLLTGGLDGYGVVRSKGFLWLASRPDVQALWSQAGPSGRCDPVGVPVAVSGQWPQDPDERAELESRWHPTFGDRQQELVLIGVGLDSAGLRDALHGCLLTDAEVAAGETAWRALPDPFPEWDLGDVHDHAEAVPA
- the rpmF gene encoding 50S ribosomal protein L32, producing MAVPKRKMSRSNTRHRRAQWKASVPPLTPCPCPRKEMVVPHRACTHCGLYKGRQVVDQP